One genomic region from Streptomyces sp. NBC_00582 encodes:
- a CDS encoding PPOX class F420-dependent oxidoreductase has translation MAPNIATNTAVSLDELLDFVRPRHRAILLTRRGDGGPQGSPLTCGVDDSGRIVVSTYPERAKTRNAKRDERVSVLVLSDDWDGPWVQIDGTAEVLDVPESVEPLVEYFRNIAGEHPDWEEYRAAMVRQGKSIIRITPVRWGPVATGGFPARLVSVD, from the coding sequence ATGGCACCGAACATCGCGACCAACACGGCCGTCTCGCTCGATGAGCTGCTGGACTTCGTACGACCCCGTCACCGCGCGATCCTGCTGACCCGGCGCGGTGACGGCGGGCCCCAGGGGTCGCCCCTGACCTGCGGCGTCGACGACTCCGGGCGGATCGTCGTCTCCACCTACCCCGAGCGGGCCAAGACGCGCAACGCCAAGCGGGACGAGCGGGTGAGCGTGCTCGTGCTCAGCGACGACTGGGACGGGCCGTGGGTGCAGATCGACGGGACGGCGGAGGTGCTCGACGTGCCGGAGTCCGTCGAGCCGCTGGTGGAGTACTTCCGGAACATCGCGGGGGAGCACCCGGACTGGGAGGAGTACCGGGCGGCGATGGTGCGGCAGGGGAAGTCGATCATCCGGATCACCCCGGTGCGGTGGGGGCCGGTCGCGACCGGCGGTTTCCCGGCTCGGCTTGTTTCAGTGGACTGA
- a CDS encoding YceI family protein, whose protein sequence is MALTARIRTRDGWAVSHAVVTVTDMTGTQVLRAEADEEGAVREATDLAPGPYTVIVTAVGHGPVASTALVTASGRVDVGTVTLARQGGAELPPPGRWTVDPAHSTVGAVARHLGISSVRGRFTDFSATIEIAPDDVTTSRVEAVIRAASIDTGNGTRDTHLRSADFLDVEKHPEITYRSTGLTVAGPDRWTVHGELSLRGVVRPVDLDLALLGTGADPWGGTRVAFRATAELHREDFAMTYNQVLQAGVAAIGTTLRVELDIQAVRGESLPGA, encoded by the coding sequence ATGGCACTGACCGCGAGGATCCGCACCCGCGACGGATGGGCCGTGTCGCACGCGGTCGTCACGGTGACCGACATGACCGGTACGCAGGTGCTGCGGGCGGAGGCGGACGAGGAGGGCGCCGTACGCGAGGCGACCGACCTCGCGCCGGGGCCGTACACCGTGATCGTCACGGCGGTCGGACACGGGCCCGTCGCCTCCACCGCGCTCGTCACCGCGAGCGGCCGGGTGGACGTGGGCACGGTGACCCTGGCCCGGCAGGGCGGGGCCGAGCTGCCGCCGCCCGGGCGCTGGACCGTCGACCCGGCGCACTCCACGGTCGGCGCGGTCGCCCGGCACCTGGGCATCTCCAGTGTGCGCGGCCGGTTCACCGACTTCTCGGCGACGATCGAGATCGCCCCGGACGACGTCACCACGTCCCGGGTGGAGGCGGTGATCCGGGCGGCCTCCATCGACACCGGCAACGGCACGCGCGACACGCATCTGCGCTCGGCGGACTTCCTGGACGTCGAGAAGCACCCCGAGATCACCTACCGCTCGACCGGTCTGACGGTCGCGGGCCCCGACCGCTGGACCGTCCACGGTGAGCTGTCCCTGCGGGGAGTCGTACGGCCCGTCGACCTGGACCTCGCCCTCCTCGGCACCGGCGCCGACCCGTGGGGCGGCACCCGGGTCGCCTTCCGCGCGACGGCGGAACTGCACCGCGAGGACTTCGCGATGACCTACAACCAGGTCCTCCAGGCGGGCGTCGCCGCGATCGGCACGACCCTGCGGGTGGAACTGGACATCCAGGCGGTGCGGGGCGAGTCGCTGCCCGGGGCGTAG
- a CDS encoding MFS transporter has product MATTTPAGVRAHGKHGGGHDAHAPMTHRQIMEALSGLLLGMFVAILSSTIVSNALPEIIGDLGGGQSAYTWVVTATLLAMTATTPLWGKLADLYDKKALVQTALVIYVLGSAAAGLSQNPGMLIACRVVQGVGVGGLSALAQIVMAAMISPRERGRYSGYLGATFAVATVGGPLLGGVITDTSWLGWRWCFYVGVPFAVIALIVLQKTLHLPVVKRDVKVDWAGAFFISAAVSLLLVWVTFAGDKYDWLSWQTYTMVAGSVLLGLVFVFVESRASEPIIPLRLFRNRTITLSSIASMFVGVAMFSGTVFFAQYFQLARDESPTMSGVLTIPMIGGLFVSSTVSGQFITRTGKWKAWLVSGGVLITAGLGLLGTVRYDTDYWKTAVFMALLGLGVGMMMQNLVLSTQNQVEPKDLGSASSTVTFFRSLGGAMGVSALGAVMANRITDYAKDGIAGLGPKYAALASGSSSSSTIPDMDKLPAPLRTVMEDAYGHGIADVFLIASGLALLAFLITLFIKEVPLRTKGALAHAAEAEAEAQTPAEAQTPAPAPAEQHTPGWAVADTAVQESGSGVPVHGFVRGAESAPVPQAAVTLISLAGRQLGRSVAQADGAYALDAPGTGSYVLIASADGFQPQASTIVVDGEPLAYDILLSGTSGLSGFVRASASGEGVKDAMVVVTDVRGELVATAATGDQGEFAVGELVPGAVTVAVNAAGFRPRALPVEVGGTGVTRVEVALDAGARLRGVVRAPHGPLADARVTLVDAAGNVLRTATTGADGAYAFADLDGGEYTVIATGYPPVATALTVTGAGVDGHDIELAHPGE; this is encoded by the coding sequence ATGGCAACGACCACACCGGCCGGTGTGCGGGCCCACGGCAAGCACGGGGGCGGGCACGACGCCCACGCCCCGATGACGCACCGGCAGATCATGGAGGCCCTGTCCGGCCTTCTGCTCGGCATGTTCGTGGCGATCCTGTCGTCCACGATCGTCTCCAACGCCCTCCCGGAGATCATCGGTGACCTCGGCGGCGGCCAGTCCGCCTACACCTGGGTCGTGACCGCCACCCTGCTGGCGATGACGGCGACCACCCCGCTGTGGGGCAAGCTCGCCGACCTCTACGACAAGAAGGCGCTCGTCCAGACAGCGCTCGTCATCTACGTCCTCGGATCGGCGGCGGCCGGGCTCTCGCAGAACCCCGGCATGCTGATCGCCTGCCGCGTCGTCCAGGGCGTCGGCGTCGGCGGCCTGTCCGCCCTCGCGCAGATCGTGATGGCCGCGATGATCTCGCCGCGGGAGCGCGGCCGTTACTCCGGCTACCTCGGCGCCACCTTCGCCGTCGCCACCGTCGGCGGCCCGCTGCTCGGCGGTGTCATCACCGACACCTCCTGGCTGGGCTGGCGCTGGTGCTTCTACGTCGGCGTCCCCTTCGCCGTCATCGCGCTGATCGTGCTGCAGAAGACCCTGCACCTGCCGGTCGTGAAGCGGGACGTGAAGGTCGACTGGGCCGGCGCGTTCTTCATCTCGGCCGCCGTCTCCCTGCTGCTCGTCTGGGTCACCTTCGCGGGTGACAAGTACGACTGGCTGTCCTGGCAGACGTACACGATGGTCGCCGGTTCGGTCCTGCTCGGGCTGGTCTTCGTCTTCGTCGAGTCGAGGGCGAGCGAGCCGATCATCCCGCTGCGGCTGTTCCGCAACCGGACCATCACCCTCTCCTCCATCGCCTCGATGTTCGTGGGCGTGGCGATGTTCTCCGGCACGGTGTTCTTCGCCCAGTACTTCCAGCTGGCGCGCGACGAGTCCCCGACCATGTCCGGGGTGCTGACCATCCCGATGATCGGCGGTCTGTTCGTCTCCTCCACCGTCTCCGGACAGTTCATCACCCGCACCGGCAAGTGGAAGGCGTGGCTGGTCAGCGGCGGTGTGCTCATCACGGCGGGCCTCGGTCTGCTCGGCACCGTCCGCTACGACACGGACTACTGGAAGACCGCGGTCTTCATGGCGCTGCTGGGTCTCGGCGTCGGCATGATGATGCAGAACCTGGTCCTGTCCACGCAGAACCAGGTGGAGCCGAAGGACCTCGGCTCGGCCAGCTCGACCGTCACCTTCTTCCGCTCCCTCGGCGGTGCGATGGGCGTCTCGGCGCTCGGTGCCGTCATGGCCAACCGCATCACCGACTACGCCAAGGACGGCATCGCCGGGCTCGGCCCGAAGTACGCCGCGCTCGCGTCCGGTTCCAGCTCCTCCAGCACGATCCCGGACATGGACAAGCTGCCGGCGCCGCTGCGCACGGTCATGGAGGACGCGTACGGCCACGGCATCGCGGACGTCTTCCTGATCGCCTCAGGTCTGGCGCTGCTCGCCTTCCTGATCACCCTGTTCATCAAGGAGGTCCCGCTGCGGACCAAGGGCGCCCTGGCCCACGCGGCCGAGGCGGAGGCCGAGGCGCAGACCCCGGCCGAGGCGCAGACCCCGGCTCCCGCGCCGGCCGAGCAGCACACGCCCGGCTGGGCGGTCGCCGACACCGCCGTCCAGGAGTCCGGTTCCGGTGTCCCGGTCCACGGTTTCGTCCGGGGCGCCGAGAGCGCGCCGGTCCCGCAGGCCGCCGTCACCCTGATCTCCCTGGCCGGACGGCAGCTGGGCCGGTCGGTCGCGCAGGCCGACGGCGCCTACGCGCTGGACGCGCCCGGGACGGGGTCGTACGTCCTGATCGCCTCGGCGGACGGGTTCCAGCCGCAGGCGTCCACGATCGTCGTCGACGGCGAGCCGCTCGCGTACGACATCCTGCTCAGCGGGACCAGCGGGCTCAGCGGGTTCGTGCGGGCCTCCGCGTCGGGTGAGGGCGTCAAGGACGCGATGGTCGTCGTCACTGATGTGCGCGGCGAGCTGGTGGCCACCGCGGCCACCGGCGACCAGGGCGAGTTCGCCGTCGGCGAGCTGGTGCCGGGTGCCGTGACCGTCGCGGTGAACGCCGCCGGGTTCCGGCCGCGGGCACTGCCCGTCGAGGTCGGCGGGACCGGGGTGACCCGGGTGGAGGTCGCGCTCGACGCGGGCGCGCGGCTCCGGGGAGTCGTGCGGGCGCCGCACGGGCCGCTGGCCGACGCGCGGGTGACGCTCGTGGACGCGGCGGGCAACGTCCTGCGCACGGCGACGACCGGCGCGGACGGGGCGTACGCCTTCGCGGATCTCGACGGCGGCGAGTACACGGTCATCGCGACCGGTTATCCGCCGGTGGCCACCGCGCTGACGGTGACCGGGGCCGGCGTCGACGGCCATGACATCGAGCTCGCCCACCCGGGCGAGTAG
- a CDS encoding MarR family winged helix-turn-helix transcriptional regulator yields the protein MAAQTQYEELARQLSAFGVVKRDLGRIMPAECSPGSAAVLTLLGRHGDMRMSNLSELLAVDMSVTSRHVAHLAERGWIDRSADPADKRSRILHLTPEGRAVLAELSRRSVALLAERLGDWSDDEIGQLIGLMTRLRASFGDCRTTPHRQPPPQPPPPPPFHQTTRTPA from the coding sequence GTGGCCGCGCAGACGCAGTACGAGGAGCTGGCGCGTCAGCTCAGTGCCTTCGGCGTCGTGAAGCGGGACCTCGGGCGGATCATGCCGGCCGAGTGCTCGCCCGGCTCCGCCGCCGTGCTCACCCTCCTCGGCCGCCACGGAGACATGCGCATGAGCAATCTCTCCGAGCTGCTCGCGGTCGACATGTCGGTGACCAGCCGGCACGTGGCGCACCTCGCCGAACGCGGCTGGATCGACCGTTCCGCGGACCCGGCGGACAAGCGCTCGCGCATCCTGCACCTCACCCCCGAGGGCCGCGCGGTGCTCGCCGAGCTGTCCCGGCGCAGTGTCGCCCTGCTGGCGGAGCGCCTCGGTGACTGGTCCGACGACGAGATCGGCCAGCTCATCGGGCTGATGACCCGGCTGCGCGCCAGCTTCGGCGACTGCCGGACCACCCCGCACCGGCAGCCGCCACCCCAGCCGCCACCGCCTCCCCCGTTCCACCAGACCACCCGTACACCCGCGTAA
- a CDS encoding RNA polymerase sigma factor SigF yields MSADQGSSKVLTLTKSETEPVAPVEPDVLDDVALEAAPAPALPSTGAIDTRTLSRSLFLRLAALDENSPERVYVRDTLIELNLPLVRYAAARFRSRNEPMEDIVQVGTIGLIKAIDRFDCERGVEFPTFAMPTVVGEIKRFFRDTSWSVRVPRRLQELRLALTKASDELSQKLDRSPTVAELAAVLGVSEEDVVDGLAVGNAYTASSLDSPAPEDDGGEGSLADRLGYEDTALEGVEYRESLKPLLAKLPPRERRIIMLRFFANMTQSQIGEEVGISQMHVSRLLTRTLAQLREGLISD; encoded by the coding sequence TGTCGAGCCCGACGTGCTCGACGACGTGGCCCTCGAGGCCGCACCGGCTCCGGCCCTCCCGTCCACCGGTGCCATCGACACCCGCACCCTGTCCCGCTCCCTGTTCCTGCGACTGGCCGCACTCGACGAGAACAGCCCCGAACGGGTCTACGTCCGGGACACCCTCATCGAGCTCAACCTCCCCCTCGTCCGCTACGCCGCCGCGCGCTTCCGCTCGCGGAACGAGCCGATGGAGGACATCGTCCAGGTCGGCACCATCGGCCTCATCAAGGCCATCGACCGCTTCGACTGCGAACGGGGCGTGGAGTTCCCGACGTTCGCGATGCCGACGGTCGTGGGCGAGATCAAGCGGTTCTTCCGCGACACCTCGTGGTCCGTCCGCGTCCCGCGCCGGCTCCAGGAGCTGCGCCTGGCCCTCACCAAGGCCAGCGACGAGCTCTCCCAGAAGCTGGACCGCTCGCCCACGGTCGCCGAACTGGCCGCGGTCCTCGGCGTCTCGGAGGAGGACGTGGTCGACGGCCTGGCCGTCGGCAACGCGTACACGGCGTCCTCGCTGGACTCCCCGGCCCCCGAGGACGACGGCGGCGAGGGCTCCCTGGCCGACCGCCTCGGCTACGAGGACACGGCCCTGGAGGGCGTGGAGTACCGGGAGTCGCTGAAGCCCCTGCTCGCGAAGCTCCCGCCGCGCGAGCGCCGCATCATCATGCTGCGCTTCTTCGCCAACATGACGCAGTCCCAGATCGGCGAGGAGGTCGGCATCTCCCAGATGCACGTCTCCCGTCTCCTGACCCGGACCCTGGCCCAGTTGCGGGAGGGCCTGATCTCGGACTGA